A portion of the Scleropages formosus chromosome 13, fSclFor1.1, whole genome shotgun sequence genome contains these proteins:
- the LOC108936805 gene encoding uncharacterized protein LOC108936805 isoform X1, protein MIFSCSRGVLTLPSWQQSDPCSARFRKRTMISCDPLLWLTTILLLRIVQSDPCGYNQWPCNGNKNQSGQSTNATAQNVVTKTLQVFIICLNTSSTSVLSGGSLDLACYHTLPFSTEAFYWFQDDNFLMKTKISNFSVTNFLWENKGTYRCEVQNTCGNMSSGTVEIDVIYTNDPVLIIICAVIGGAILLIFIFAMKCVLKREIAQTKARNRRNAITAAMSHRNSW, encoded by the exons ATGATTTTTTCCTGTTCCAGAGGAGTACTTACTCTACCATCTTGGCAGCAGAGTGACCCGTGTTCAGCAAG ATTTCGCAAGAGGACGATGATCTCCTGTGACCCTCTTCTGTGGCTGACGACCATTCTGCTTCTGAGAA TAGTACAAAGTGACCCCTGTGGCTATAATCAATGGCCCTGCAATGGAAACAAGAACCAGTCAGGACAAAGTACTAATGCAACAGCACAGAATGTAG TCACCAAGACTCTGCAGGTCTTCATCATCTGCCTGAACACCAGTTCCACCAGCGTGCTCAGTGGGGGGAGCCTCGACCTGGCCTGTTACCACACTCTACCCTTCAGCACTGAGGCCTTCTACTGGTTCCAGGATGACAACTTCCTGATGAAGACCAAAATCAGTAATTTCTCGGTGACCAACTTCCTGTGGGAAAATAAGGGAACATACCGCTGCGAGGTCCAAAATACATGTGGAAACATGTCATCGGGGACAGTAGAAATTG ATGTCATATATACAAATGATCCAGTCCTCATCATCATCTGCGCGGTGATAGGGGGAGCCATTCTGCTCATCTTCATCTTCGCCATGAAGTGCGTCCTGAAGCGTGAAATTG CCCAGACCAAGGCCAGGAACAGACGAAACGCAATAACCGCCGCAATGTCTCACAGAAACTCCTGGTGA
- the LOC108936805 gene encoding uncharacterized protein LOC108936805 isoform X2, with protein MIFSCSRGVLTLPSWQQSDPCSARFRKRTMISCDPLLWLTTILLLRIVQSDPCGYNQWPCNGNKNQSGQSTNATAQNVVTKTLQVFIICLNTSSTSVLSGGSLDLACYHTLPFSTEAFYWFQDDNFLMKTKISNFSVTNFLWENKGTYRCEVQNTCGNMSSGTVEIDVIYTNDPVLIIICAVIGGAILLIFIFAMKCVLKREIAQTKARNRRNAITAAMSHRNS; from the exons ATGATTTTTTCCTGTTCCAGAGGAGTACTTACTCTACCATCTTGGCAGCAGAGTGACCCGTGTTCAGCAAG ATTTCGCAAGAGGACGATGATCTCCTGTGACCCTCTTCTGTGGCTGACGACCATTCTGCTTCTGAGAA TAGTACAAAGTGACCCCTGTGGCTATAATCAATGGCCCTGCAATGGAAACAAGAACCAGTCAGGACAAAGTACTAATGCAACAGCACAGAATGTAG TCACCAAGACTCTGCAGGTCTTCATCATCTGCCTGAACACCAGTTCCACCAGCGTGCTCAGTGGGGGGAGCCTCGACCTGGCCTGTTACCACACTCTACCCTTCAGCACTGAGGCCTTCTACTGGTTCCAGGATGACAACTTCCTGATGAAGACCAAAATCAGTAATTTCTCGGTGACCAACTTCCTGTGGGAAAATAAGGGAACATACCGCTGCGAGGTCCAAAATACATGTGGAAACATGTCATCGGGGACAGTAGAAATTG ATGTCATATATACAAATGATCCAGTCCTCATCATCATCTGCGCGGTGATAGGGGGAGCCATTCTGCTCATCTTCATCTTCGCCATGAAGTGCGTCCTGAAGCGTGAAATTG CCCAGACCAAGGCCAGGAACAGACGAAACGCAATAACCGCCGCAATGTCTCACAGAAACTCCTG A